CATCGCGAAAGCGAGGAGGCGCGGTTTCCGTGCCGGATTTGCCGCGACGATGGCACCTTGGCGGGCACCGTCGATCGATTGAGCGCAGGCTTCCCACACTTGGTTTAGCAGGGGGCCGTCGCCGCGTGGAAAGGTTCGGACGCTGTCGACGCGACTGAGGAGCCCGCCCTCGATGATCGACCTGGACACGGCCACTGCTGAGGATTTCGACGCCGTCCCAGCCCTAAAGGGCCGCGGCTTCGAGATCGTCCGCGACCGCAAGGAGCGCCGGCGTTTCACCAGCTTGCGCCAACTTAACGAAGTGCCGGGCCTTGCGGGCAAGACCGAAGGTCTTGGCGAAGCTGTGTCGGCCGGCGACACGGCCGAGTGAGCCCGGGTATGACAGACGCCTCATGCCGTTCGCCGTCTAATCGCCGATCCCGCCTCCGTCTCGCCCCCTGGGCGAGGGAGCAGGTTTCCGATCCTCACGCTCCGGTTCGACGATACTGAGATATCGCTCCGTCGCCTGGACGAGGCAAGTTCCCATGAAGTTCCGGTAGGCCGAGCGTGTTCGGGGATCCCGGACATCGTGGCCGAGGGGCTCGGCAAGTTGCCGGTCTTCGAGCACCTTCAGATACTCGGCGCGGACCTCGGGCCTGATCGGGACAGGCGGCAAGCCGTCCTTGAGGAGCAGCAGGTTCATCAGAAGCCGCGCCGTCCGGCCGTTGCCATCGGAGAAGGGATGGATGGTGACGAGGGCATAATGGGCCTCGAAGGCGCTTTGCCATCCTTGGGCGCGCTCGAGACTCTGACCAAAGCGCTCCATTAAGCCGGGGATTTTGTGTGGGCCCGGCAAGATTACGTCCGAGCCGACGATCCGGCGTAGACTGTCGGAATAGATTCCGGAGATCTTCGGATTGGATCGATAGGTCACGATCCGGTGCAGATCGAGCACGTCCCGCTCCGTGACGGGACGGGATTCGGCGGCGATCTGGCGCATAGTCTGGACCGCCTCGTAGTGATCCAGAGCCTCCATGTGCTCGACCACCGTCTTGCCGCCGATCGTGATACCTTTCTCGATGACGAGGCCCGTCTCTCGATGGGTAAGCGTGTTTCCCTCAATTGCATTCGATGTGTACGTCAGTTCGACATCAAACGACGCATTAAGCTTTTCCAGGGCAACGCCGTCGAGCGGCCGAAGTTTTACCATCCGATGTTTCAAAGCGGCGATGCGATCCGCAAGATAGTCTTTGGGCTCAATGGGCATGGGAGAATCTGGGTTTCTCATCGGATCGACGAATAGGGGTACGACGGACATCCGAAATCGTCCGTCGTACCTGGAATGTCTCAGCGGACGTTCGTGTTCGGCCGGATCGTAAACACAGGCGGCGGCTCAGCGAAGATGTCACCGATCGGGTTCATGCGCTCCTGGGCCTGACGCGGCGTTGCGACCGGCTCTACAGGGACCTCTACCGGAACCTTCGCGGCAGGCCGGGTCGCACGATGGTGATCGCGCCGCGCCGTCTTGTTCCGCTCGCGCGCGTTCTCGGCGAGGCTGCGCCGGCGGATTGCCCCTTCCATCGAGGTCCGCGCGTCGATCTTAGGTGTGGTCGGCCGTCGGCAGGGATCAGCAAGTTCAGATCAGCTCGTGATGGCCCTACCCGCAAGCCTCTCGGACGATACGACTGCACCGTCTGCTCCGTAGTAGAGAACGCGGCGGCCGACGATCGACACGATGAAGCCAACACACCCAGCCGCCAGGATGCGCTCGCAAAACTCTGGGTATGTGCACGCGTCGCCCGCTGCCTCGATACCTGCGGTCGAGAACCGAGGGGCAGGTTTTCTGATCTGGACATACACCGGCAGAACCGCGGTATAGTCGCCCTGATAGTACGTCGTATCGCCACGCACGAGATCGACGTGAAGGCGTTCGACGCCGACAGAACCTAGGTTCCGCACGAGTTCTGCAAAAGTCAAACGGCCTCCAGCGGCCTCGCGCGCTGCTTTGCAGATCGCGGATTGAACTTCATAGTCCACCGTACGTTCCCTTATTTGATCGAGGGGCACAAGAGATTTGAATTCAACGCAGCTTCTAGATATTTGGTCCCGGGGTTTGATGGTGCACTCTTCACGTTGGAGGGGAGGGACGCGCGATGGGCCAGCTTCTTCACGGCAGCGTCACGACAACCAAGGCGATCCGTCGAGCGATCCAGCATCGTCAAGCGAACCTGAGGGCGCTCTCGAAACGGACCTTGGTCGCCGACCAGCGCACGGGCTCCAAGGATCTGCGTTCGACGGTGCTGTCACCCGAGGACGAGGCGGTGGTCGCCGCCTTTCTCGCCGTCTTACGCTCCTACCATAGGACGACTGCCTCTACGCGCTCCAGGCCCTGATCCCGCACCTGACCCACTCTTCGCTACACCGCTACCTGCAGCGCCACGGCATCAGCCGACTGCCGGAGGTCGACGGTGACAAGCCCAAGCGGTCACGCTTAAAGGCTACCCGCTCGGCTACTTCCACATCGATCTGCCTGAAGCTCACACGGAAGAAGGGCGGCTCGAGCTGCTCGTCGCCATTGATCGCACGACCAAGTTCGCCTTCGTGGAGCTGCACGAGAAGGCCACCCGGCGTGTTGCGGATGCCGTTCTCCGGCATCTAATCGAGGCCGTGCCCGACAAGGTACACACGGTACTCACGGACAACGACACCCGCTGCACCATGCCCGGCGACGTTGCCTCGGCCGCGCCATTGATCAGGGAGACGATCGCAGCCGGGCAGACCTTCCGAGCTTACAGCTTCGAGTCCGCCTGCGCCCGCAACGATATCGACCATCGGCTGACCAAACCGCGCACCCCTGGATCAACGGTTAGGTCGAGCGGATGAACCGCACGATCAAGAACGCCACGGTCAAGCGCTATCATTAAAGCAGTTCGCACAGCCTCGCGCTCACCTGGCCAAGTTCGCCAGTGCCTACAACTTCGCACGCCGTCTGAAGACCCTTCGCGGTCTCACGCCCTACGAGGCCATCTGCAAGGCATGGACGAACCATTCAGGTTCAACCACAACCCGCACCACCAAATCCCGGGCCCTAACATCTAGGGTCTGGACTCGATCAGCACCAGAAGGCGATGACGGCCGCGAGCGCGACGGCTGAGGCATAGTTGCGGGCGAGCTTGTCGTAGCGGGTCGCGATGCGGCGGAAGTCTTTCAGGCGGTTGAAGGTCGCCTCGATGCGCCAGCGTTCGCGATAGCGGCGCTTGTCGTGACGGATGCGGCGCTTGCGGCCGCGCTTGCCCGGGATGATGGGGGTGATGCCCTGCGCTCGCAGATCGGCGCGCAGCCAGGCGGCGTCATAGCCTTTGTCGGCGCTCAGACGGTGGATGCGGCCGGGAGCTTCAGCGAGCACCTCGGACGCCGTGCGCACGTCGCTGGCGTTGCCGGGTGTCAGCAGGAGGACGCCGGGGCGGCCGAGGACATCGGTGAGCGCGTGGATCTTGGTGGTCTGGCCGCCGCGCGAGGGGCCAATCCCTTGCGCCTTGGCCCCCTTTCCCGCCGTGAGCCGAGCGCTGCGCCCGCACGTAGGTGCTGTCGATGGCCGCCGCCTCGCCTGACCATCCGGCTTTGGCCAGGGCTGCCAACAGCGCCTTCCAGAAGCCACGCCGTGACCACCGGTTGAAGCGGTTGTAGACCGTGGTACGCGGGCCGTAGGCGGCTGGGCAGTCGCGCCAGCGGCAGCCCGAGGTGAGCACGTGCACGATGCCGGAGATGATTTGCCGGTCGTCCTTGCGCTCCGGTCCGGGCTGGTTCTTGGGCATGAACGGCTCGATCACCGCCCACTGCGCATCCGAGAGCCAGAACAGGTCCGCCATCGCTACCTCCAGGTCGCAAACGGCGGCCCTGAATCACAAAACGACAGCGTCTGCAACAGCTTGATTCGGTTCACGCCCTAGTGGACCACTAAGCGGTTTAAGCCATCAAGGGCGCAAAAAAACCGCCTTCAGAACAAGCAATATTGCGCTCGGAGACACCATCTTAAGCTTAAGAACATGGCACGTCGTCTCAATAAAATCTGTCCTTGCAACATCGCCGAGAGCAGAATGCAAAGGGAACGCGTCCTCGCCCAAGTTGCGGCTATTGACTTTCCGTTCATATAGCTGTGCAGCGCGATAACCAAGATCAAATGCAAGATACTCACGCCCATATTTGAGCATGAACTCCTTCGCGTCATCGAGGTCTTCCGCAAACACGAAATTAGATATCGGCGACGATCGACACAACCAATAAATAAGATAAGCTGCGCATTTTAGATGATCTGGGCGCTCTAACTTTTTCTCAATAAAATCGAGACGTTTAAGATCCTGAGACCACTCGAAAAACCCGTCCAATGCGTTGCGCTTGTTCCAGTGAAAAACCACCCCCATTTCCTCAGCCCGGTCATGGAAATCTCGGTAGATCTCAGCTTCGAACACTTCCTTATTTTGGATACGCTCGAAGAAATCCCCCGTCAGACCCTTGCTCAACCGGACGTCCATCACGTTCCTCAGGCGCACAAATGCGAAGGGCGCAGCTCTTTGCTGCGCCCCAACAACCAGTCAACATCAA
This window of the Methylobacterium tardum genome carries:
- a CDS encoding DUF1398 domain-containing protein; translated protein: MDYEVQSAICKAAREAAGGRLTFAELVRNLGSVGVERLHVDLVRGDTTYYQGDYTAVLPVYVQIRKPAPRFSTAGIEAAGDACTYPEFCERILAAGCVGFIVSIVGRRVLYYGADGAVVSSERLAGRAITS
- a CDS encoding helix-hairpin-helix domain-containing protein; translated protein: MIDLDTATAEDFDAVPALKGRGFEIVRDRKERRRFTSLRQLNEVPGLAGKTEGLGEAVSAGDTAE
- a CDS encoding IS5 family transposase (programmed frameshift); protein product: MADLFWLSDAQWAVIEPFMPKNQPGPERKDDRQIISGIVHVLTSGCRWRDCPAAYGPRTTVYNRFNRWSRRGFWKALLAALAKAGWSGEAAAIDSTYVRAQRSAHGGKGGHKAQGIGPSRGGQTTKIHALTDVLGRPGVLLLTPGNASDVRTASEVLAEAPGRIHRLSADKGYDAAWLRADLRAQGITPIIPGKRGRKRRIRHDKRRYRERWRIEATFNRLKDFRRIATRYDKLARNYASAVALAAVIAFWC
- a CDS encoding Fic family protein, whose amino-acid sequence is MPIEPKDYLADRIAALKHRMVKLRPLDGVALEKLNASFDVELTYTSNAIEGNTLTHRETGLVIEKGITIGGKTVVEHMEALDHYEAVQTMRQIAAESRPVTERDVLDLHRIVTYRSNPKISGIYSDSLRRIVGSDVILPGPHKIPGLMERFGQSLERAQGWQSAFEAHYALVTIHPFSDGNGRTARLLMNLLLLKDGLPPVPIRPEVRAEYLKVLEDRQLAEPLGHDVRDPRTRSAYRNFMGTCLVQATERYLSIVEPEREDRKPAPSPRGRDGGGIGD